From one Chlamydiifrater phoenicopteri genomic stretch:
- a CDS encoding DUF5407 family protein, translated as MTSSSCTVFNFNEMLDGICKYVQGVQQYLTELETSTQGTVDLGTMFNLQFRMQILSQYVEAVSNVLTAVHTEMITMARAVKGS; from the coding sequence ATGACCAGTAGTAGCTGTACAGTCTTTAATTTTAATGAGATGTTGGACGGCATATGTAAATATGTCCAAGGGGTCCAGCAATATCTTACCGAGCTAGAGACGTCCACTCAAGGGACTGTTGATCTAGGAACAATGTTTAATCTCCAATTTCGTATGCAGATTTTGTCGCAATACGTTGAGGCGGTTTCTAACGTTCTTACTGCCGTTCATACAGAAATGATCACGATGGCAAGAGCTGTTAAAGGTAGTTAA